One genomic window of Cannabis sativa cultivar Pink pepper isolate KNU-18-1 chromosome 2, ASM2916894v1, whole genome shotgun sequence includes the following:
- the LOC133034186 gene encoding uncharacterized protein LOC133034186, whose protein sequence is MACLRTLTQLRTKHVDFSSLCPLCLGTDETIVHCLVTCQMVQLVWNRVGIGTIHTIGTSFLNWCMDCFKVLNVEQKCLLVTLCWAIWGARNDLVWNGKNFSADNIVAYAKGYLDQWRNARNCRIKVNVDASIFEESRSFRIGRVARDDKVLLLEGVSLLKRGVIQPFVAEALGVKEALSWIKEKGWIGVHVESDCLMVIQALRSATNMISLFGSIVNDANRVVYSFARAAILYSDSRFSLESVPTDLLPMLVTEFNG, encoded by the exons ATGGCATGTCTTCGAACGTTGACACAGTTGAGAACAAAGCATGTGGATTTCTCCTCTCTTTGTCCACTTTGTCTAGGAACAGATGAGACTATTGTGCATTGTTTAGTTACCTGTCAAATGGTCCAGCTGGTATGGAACAGAGTGGGTATTGGAACGATTCACACAATAGGTACATCTTTTCTCAATTGGTGTATGGATTGCTTTAAGGTGTTAAATGTTGAGCAAAAATGTTTATTGGTCACTCTTTGTTGGGCGATTTGGGGAGCACGGAATGATCTGGTTTGGAATGGTAAGAATTTTTCGGCTGACAATATTGTTGCTTACGCAAAAGGTTACcttgatcaatggagaaatgcTCGTAACTGCAG AATCAAGGTCAATGTGGATGCATCAATTTTTGAAGAAAGTCGTAGTTTTAGAATTGGTAGGGTTGCCAGGGATGATAAAGTTCTTCTCTTGGAGGGCGTTTCTTTGCTCAAACGGGGTGTCATTCAACCTTTTGTTGCTGAGGCTTTAGGGGTTAAGGAGGCCCTTAGTTGGATCAAAGAGAAAGGGTGGATAGGAGTGCATGTGGAGTCTGATTGTCTCATGGTGATTCAAGCTTTACGGAGTGCTACTAATATGATTTCTTTGTTTGGTAGTATTGTTAATGACG CAAATAGGGTTGTTTATAGCTTTGCCAGAGCCGCTATTTTATACTCTGATAGTCGTTTCAGTTTGGAGTCTGTTCCAACTGATTTGTTACCTATGTTGGTAACGGAGTTTAATGGTTAA